The genomic region CATCTCTGGGGACGCCTGTATCTATGAGAAGGGCTACCTCCAGCGTGAGGGCCGGAGCCCTGAGTATCTCCACTGTGGAGTGTTCGGGGATCCCCATGTTCGCACCTTCCGTGATGAGTTCCAAACGTGCGCTGTACAAGGGGCCTGGCCACTAATAGATAATGAGTATCTATACGTTCAGGCAACTAGCGCCCccatgagaggaggggtgtataCCACGGCTCTCATCACGGTAGGCCTCATTTCTAAAATAATATATAGTAAATTAtattttattaaatatttttttcaattaTACAACTTACAATCCGTTCTTAAAggtccagtgcagtcaaaaatgtgattttctatCCTGAGGtttgaaaattatgataatgccattttagtgtaagagctgtttgaaaaggccacctgaaatttctgcctgttttagtgggatggagttttggccttcctggtgacatcaccaggcggtaaatgAGGTAATATGGCAATAAGAAAGAGTTCTAAACCTctctgtcaataacagctggtgtcaCGTTGGTATGGAGGATCGGGAGACAGGCACAGGAATGCATAATAGGGGTTTTTATTTCCCAAATTTCagcgtgccgtgtaaaggcacggggatGAAGACCAAATAAacatgtatacaaaacacagggtagaaatCCAAACAAAAGTGTGAGGAGAtcctcgaataaataacacaagcgcacaatgataccacacgggacgagacccgtaatcatctgcgcaatccacaatggcacAATAGCTAAAACACAGCACAGGACATTGGAACAACAATCGACAGGACAATGGTGAtcaaagggcacacttatacaattactaatcaactgggaatagggaccaggtgtgcgtaatgacagtTCAGGAGGGATCTGTGacagctagttttcaggttaCCCTCCCCGcccttgcttgagaaattgcttttTGACAAGAAACTTTAATTTTGGGAGGGACAATTTTGATTGAAAATAATCACAGTAAGATACTTAGttattacccagaaatgatttattattgagataaaaatggcttcATTGGACCTTTAAAATATAACTATGTACAATGCATGACATGTCTTTATACATAAATAAAGCATACGTACGTCTAGCTCATTGGAAGGGTGTGTGTAACAACAGGGTTCTCTCCACCAGATTACCATCATCTTTAAGAACTGGCGCCAGTGTATCGAGCAGCAGATCTACCAGGCGGAGCTGGACAACGTTCCCGCAGCCTTCGTGGACGGCTCAGTGACCAGCGGGGAGAGGCAGGGCCAGCACAGCCTGAGCGTCCACTCTGATCTGCCTGGGCACCAGGCTGAGATCCGTGCTGCCCACATCGGCACCACCCTGGTGGTGCGTCAGAGTGGGCGGTCCCTGGGCCTGTCAGTACGCTCGCCAAGTGCCATTGCTGAAGCATTCACCCCCGAGCAGGACCTGCAGCTGTGTGTATATGGCTGCCCACCTTCACAACGCCTAGAGACGCTACCCagcccctcttcttcctcctccctttcctcctcttcctccagccaGCCCTCTGCTGCAGCCCATGTCCACTGTGCAGCCCTCCTCCCTGCTAGGGACATCTACTACCAGGCCTGCCTGTTTGACCTGCTGGCCACAGGGGACCTCAACTCCAGCACGGCGGCCGTGGCGGCCCTGGAAGACGCCCGGGGAATGATTTCAGACCCCAATAAGGTGCATCTGCTACTGGTGGGCAATGCCGATGGTAGTAGCCCATGTCTGCCTCTGATCCTGGCTGTGGCTGTCCTATCAGAGCATCTGGTGGCTCTGTGGACGGGGCAGTGTTTATGAACTAGTGACTGGTAGGAGCTGTGGGCATAGCATTAGCCACACTGACTCTGACTGAGCagatgctttaaaaaaaatcttgatGGCCTTGTTTCATAAACAACAGGCATCACCTTTGACTGGTTGGAACCCAGTGGCATTGTGACtggttacagaagtcaatgtTTCCCTGATTCATTTTCTTCCAGCAGGAGAAGAATGTTGATCGGAATAAATACAGGTGAATGCTCTCAGTGAGGATAGAAGTGATACTAGTTGAGTTGATTCTAATCCCTTAACTACGCTGAGACAAATGTATTAAGACAATATGTATTATCCATCTCAGCACAGAGGATGGCCTGTTGAGTAATTCCACGAATCCAGACAGTAAATGGAATCTTCAACTCTTTTTTTATATACTTTCtgttattttctgtttatttTATCATGGAGGGAATTTAGTGGTTTATTTATAGTAAATATAATACTACAGTGGTATCATCCTCTGTAAAGAAACTAATTTATCACTAATTTATTATGTCATCTTTGTGTGTCTACATTTGGTTTGCAGTGAGTTGTAATAATGTCTCAATTTCATAAGAGACTGTTTTTGAATGTAAGTTTGGTTCATATGTCAGTATTTGTAAGACAATGTTTACAATGTATTGTTCATCCTGTTCATATTTTTACCTACTGTAGATGCCAAAGTAAAAAATATATCTTTCCAAAGTTACTCATACCATCTTTCTAAAACAATATAGATCAAACAAGGAGTAAATTAAAATAATATATTGTTTTCCAAATGAAAATATCTCAAATTGCCTTCCATGTAATAATGTGATCTCTGTCAAGGATAAAACATATTTATACCTACAGATTCTAATATATTTCCCTTTGTGAGTTTTATTAAATTTGATCGTTTTTTCCCCCCAAGACCAGAAAATGGTCTGTATAATGTCCTGAGTGTGTATTTTTAATGAGGACCTTAACTGGGGTTTTGTGAAATGTCCAATACAACTGCAGTATTCCTCTGGAGGGGCTACTGAGGCAGCATTTGGGTGAGTTGAGTTCTCCTTCGCTGTGACTGGTAGCTCTCTTCTGCCATCTGATGTCAGATGTCTTCTCTGTTGTACTGTCCAGCATTCCTGTTGTTGCTTCTGTGATAGCTGGAATGAGTCCATTCTAGACCCCTCTTAGCTTCTCCGATAGAATAGGTCAATGTAGAAagtgacaggaggagagggggttgtgGTGACCGGGGCAGTGGTGTGGATCGAAAAGGGGGGGaaattgtattgttttttttattgattGTATTGGTTTTGATGTGATTCAAGAGAAAATtgttcacaataaaaaataaagtgaTAAGAGACAGCGAGGAACCACACCTTAATACAGTAAACAATATTAGAAAATGTATACTTGGCAATTAAGGACACTTTATTTCAATAATCTTTCAGTATTCTTCcgtacaaaaacaaaacacaaatcaAATTTGTAATGAGAATCCTTCATATTACATACTGTGAATTACTAGATGTGAAGTAAATTGAAATTAAGTTTGAACCTTACTCTCTTATTGCTCTATTCATTCAGATCCACTTTAGCCGACATCTGCATAGAGGTTGTTTTGGCGGTGTCGGAGGTGAActgcgttagagctgtcaaatccacaagggCTCCTGGCATTAAGCTTCCatcggacattgccattggctgcacagCGTCGCATTAAGAGAAATCCCATgtagccttgtttacaagtttgAGATGTAATCTTCACCTCgattaggctgatagaaatcctcattatttaGTGTAATGATTTTCAATTAGAGcgtcattatttctatatagcctaaCACTTTCTTATTCTGAACTTCTAACGCCAGTGGGACGGTGTGGCTTCATGACAGTgatcaagagcagctgctcaccgatttgacTGCTCTAATGCAGCTACACCTCCGACACTGCCAAAACATCAGCCATTTTTTTCTACCCAAGCCTTTTTTCACTTTAGTGGATAAGCTTATATCTTTTTGGGGGGAGCGGTGGGAGTCCAATAATACATAAAGCATTCCTCCAGAGAGATAGAACACACAAGTCCTTCCTAAGTTTATGCATTATTGCTGGGCATCGAATATACAAAATATTGTTTACTGGCTTCGCACCCCAGAAACTGACTGGTGTCAAACAGAAGTCAACTCCTATTTCTCTTCCCCTGTGTCAGCTTTAGTCACCCCCAATCTTACTCTTTCAGCTTTAGTCACCCCCAATCTTACTCTTTCAGCTTTAGTCACCTCCAATCTTACTCTTTCAGCTTTAGTCACCTCCAATCTTACTCTTTCAGCTTTAGTCACCTCCAATCTTACTCTTTCAGCTTTAGTCACCCCCAATCTTACTCTTTCAGCTTTAGTCACCCCCAATCTTACTCTTTCTGCTTCGCGCTACACATCCAATCCAATTGTTGTCAATATTCTTAAAATTTGGCCTTAATTCTGTCAACACTTTAAATTCTGTGAATTCTCTTAAGTTCCTATATGTAATAATCACTTCTTCCTTTCAGCCAAACCAGCCAAACTGGATTCAGCTTGAAGTCTGTGGCAGAGGAATGGCCTTACTAAGTTTAATGGCCATTATATTGAT from Oncorhynchus masou masou isolate Uvic2021 chromosome 29, UVic_Omas_1.1, whole genome shotgun sequence harbors:
- the LOC135520344 gene encoding hemojuvelin-like, with amino-acid sequence MGTLALCSHYSQLSWKRSVIVAMLLFHLCCLQVWASCRILRCNSDFVAVTLDLGGSGGGGGGGSREGNAGYCSALRSYAMCTRRMARACRGDLAYHSAVQGIEDLLIQHSCPRTGPTAQPRPLPQAPISGDACIYEKGYLQREGRSPEYLHCGVFGDPHVRTFRDEFQTCAVQGAWPLIDNEYLYVQATSAPMRGGVYTTALITITIIFKNWRQCIEQQIYQAELDNVPAAFVDGSVTSGERQGQHSLSVHSDLPGHQAEIRAAHIGTTLVVRQSGRSLGLSVRSPSAIAEAFTPEQDLQLCVYGCPPSQRLETLPSPSSSSSLSSSSSSQPSAAAHVHCAALLPARDIYYQACLFDLLATGDLNSSTAAVAALEDARGMISDPNKVHLLLVGNADGSSPCLPLILAVAVLSEHLVALWTGQCL